A single Dermacentor albipictus isolate Rhodes 1998 colony chromosome 3, USDA_Dalb.pri_finalv2, whole genome shotgun sequence DNA region contains:
- the LOC135898830 gene encoding uncharacterized protein, with protein MALLRTCCCWLSLRRGSFACGIYTLIFYTMLVATGASHLSSTFHSTVGFTLILLLLILSSFCIVFSMVLLLGLFSDNRLLLLPWLAFVSMTTVLDVALSLYFITDLKVDGFVIAMYVVDYTLCSINIYCIMCVVSQYQVYYVRGHVTEQISRRASLPVVTTQNRDDGADQSGDRPAFGCISSWYMRWLSRKTVLSRSADTVLPCRVIVPAGTSFSADVAAAATALAAPGIHPLPRCRFVLANPLSRNKVVKPRSRLTTTMCKEHHRVETSSSEGRDADEVTGNGGSNVLALESPFARGRDAEELSTGRQLFTEETSLVPYIEQSVVPPPSCEGLEDLSVELELQREAVSAIKGLPDHDGGRLSVGTVPDSQPLLDARDSLEVRYQRDGPVCDRA; from the exons ATTTTCTACACCATGCTAGTTGCAACGGGTGCATCTCACCTCAGCTCTACGTTTCACTCAACAG TGGGCTTCACGCTGATTCTCTTGCTGCTTATTCTGTCCAGCTTTTGCATCGTATTCTCCATGGTTCTGCTCTTGGGCCTCTTTTCC GACAATCGCCTCCTGTTGCTTCCGTGGCTCGCCTTCGTGTCCATGACGACCGTACTGGACGTCGCGCTGTCGCTGTACTTCATCACGGATCTG AAAGTCGACGGTTTTGTGATCGCCATGTACGTTGTCGACTACAccttgtgctcaataaat ATCTACTGCATAATGTGCGTGGTGTCCCAGTACCAAGTGTACTACGTCAGAGGCCACGTCACGGAGCAGATAAGTCGGCGGGCATCT TTGCCCGTGGTGACGACCCAGAATAGGGACGACGGCGCCGACCAAAGCGGTGATCGGCCCGCCTTCGGCTGCATCAGTTCGTGGTACATGCGGTGGCTGTCTCGCAAGACAGTTTTGTCACGTAGTGCTGACACCGTACTGCCGTGCCGCGTCATCGTTCCCGCAGGCACATCCTTCTCGGCTGATGTAGCTGCAGCAGCAACGGCGCTTGCCGCCCCAGGTATCCACCcgct GCCAAGGTGCAGGTTCGTGCTGGCCAATCCACTATCCAGGAATAAGGTTGTCAAACCACGCTCGAGACTGACTACTACAATGTGCAAGGAGCATCATCGTGTTGAAACCAGCTCTTCCGAAG GCAGGGACGCTGACGAAGTAACTGGCAACGGGGGATCAAACGTCCTAGCCCTCGAGTCTCCCTTTGCCAGAGGCCGTGACGCCGAGGAGTTGTCCACAGGCCGGCAGCTTTTCACGGAAGAGACGTCCCTAGTGCCCTACATCGAACAGAGCGTAGTGCCACCTCCAAGTTGCGAAGGG CTGGAAGACTTGAGCGTCGAACTGGAGCTGCAGCGCGAAGCAGTGAGCGCCATCAAAGGACTACCAGACCACGACGGTGGACGGCTGTCCGTCGGTACGGTACCCGATAGCCAGCCCTTGCTCGATGCCAGGGATAGCCTTGAAGTCCGCTACCAAAGGGACGGCCCTGTGTGTGACAG GGCATAA